A genomic region of Nymphaea colorata isolate Beijing-Zhang1983 chromosome 2, ASM883128v2, whole genome shotgun sequence contains the following coding sequences:
- the LOC116248903 gene encoding sucrose synthase 7-like, with translation MARAPSFKRLDSITDGMPEFLRETRHHMRKCFSSYVGKGKRVLKPDVLMEEFEKSIDDKPKRAELLEGFLGYVVNATKEAIAIPPIIAFAVRPAPGIWEFLKVNANDLESEGISASEYLKFKELVFDEEWAKDENSLELDFGAFDSSLPKISLPSSIGNGAQFISRYLSSKLTKDSSTSKQLLEFLRTYQYKGENLMIDRSVDTVQKLQSSLLMAEVFLSSVPKDTIHYRFQDRLEKWGLLKGWGSTAERAKETIHLLSEVLQAPDPVSVEKFLGSIPTVFNIVIFSPHGYFGQADVLGLPDTGGQIVYILDQVRAFEEELLTRIKEQGLDIEPKILVVTRLIPEAKGTKCNQEMEKILNTRYSNILRVPFRHPNGVVLRQWVSRFDVYPYLERFAKDAADRIIGEMGGKPDLIIGNYTDGNLVASLMASRLGVTQATIAHALEKTKYEDSDAKWKQLEAKYHFSCQFTADIFSMNMTDFIITSTFQEIAGSENRPGQYESHAAYTMPGLYRVVSGINVFDPKFNIASPGADMSVYFPYTEKQKRLTNFHPAIQELLFSREENDEHIGFLEDTKKPIIFSMARLDTVKNITGLTEWYGKNRRLRNLVNLVVVAGFFDPAKSKDREEISEIKKMHSIIEKYQLKGQIRWIAAQNDRYRNGELYRCIADTKGAFIQPALYEAFGLTVIEAMTCGLPTFATNQGGPAEIIVDGVSGFHIDPNHGDESSNKIADFFEKCKQDNQHWTKYSAAGLQRIHECYTWKIYASKVINMGAIYNFWRQLQSGNKHAKQRYLQMFYNLQFKTLARTVPIPEEEPKKPESTAIIKVKPAPSKRASTRFQRFLTKCIDRA, from the exons ATGGCGAGAGCACCATCTTTCAAAAGATTGGATAGCATTACAGATGGAATGCCAGAATTTCTGAGGGAAACTAGGCACCATATGAGAAAATGCTTTTCCAG TTACGtaggaaagggaaagagagtCCTGAAGCCTGATGTTCTCATGGAGGAGTTCGAGAAATCTATAGATGACAAGCCAAAGAGGGCAGAGCTTCTTGAGGGATTCCTCGGTTATGTAGTGAACGCCACCAAG GAGGCAATCGCCATTCCGCCAATTATTGCATTTGCAGTCAGACCAGCTCCAGGAATCTGGGAGTTCCTCAAAGTGAACGCTAATGATCTGGAATCTGAAGGGATCTCTGCTTCCGAGTACCTGAAATTCAAGGAACTCGTATTCGACGAGGAATG GGCCAAGGATGAGAATTCCCTAGAACTAGATTTCGGGGCTTTTGACTCTTCGCTTCCCAAAATTAGTCTGCCTTCTTCAATTGGAAATGGTGCACAATTTATCTCCAGATATTTGTCTTCAAAACTCACTAAGGATTCCTCTACATCAAAGCAATTGCTGGAGTTCCTTCGCACGTACCAGTATAAAGGAGAA AATCTTATGATTGATCGGAGTGTCGATACTGTGCAAAAGCTtcaatcttctcttctcatgGCTGAAGTTTTCCTTTCTTCAGTTCCTAAAGACACCATCCACTACCGGTTCCAGGACAG GCTCGAGAAATGGGGATTGCTGAAAGGTTGGGGAAGCACCGCTGAACGCGCAAAAGAGACAATCCACTTGCTCTCTGAAGTGCTTCAAGCACCTGATCCGGTATCTGTGGAGAAGTTTCTCGGCAGCATTCCTACCGTATTCAACATTGTGATCTTCTCGCCCCATGGTTACTTTGGCCAAGCCGACGTTTTGGGCCTGCCAGATACTGGTGGTCAG ATTGTTTATATTTTAGATCAAGTTCGGGCCTTCGAGGAAGAGCTGCTTACTAGGATTAAGGAGCAAGGGTTGGATATCGAACCTAAAATACTTGTG GTAACGAGACTGATACCAGAAGCGAAGGGAACCAAGTGCAACCAGGAAATGGAGAAAATTCTCAACACTAGATACTCAAATATCCTCCGGGTTCCTTTCAGACATCCAAATGGGGTTGTTTTACGCCAGTGGGTCTCACGTTTTGATGTGTACCCATACCTTGAAAGATTTGCCAAG GATGCTGCTGATAGAATTATAGGAGAAATGGGTGGAAAACCTGATCTGATTATTGGAAATTACACTGATGGGAACCTGGTGGCATCTCTTATGGCCAGCAGACTTGGAGTTACCCAG GCAACCATAGCACATGCTCTGGAGAAAACCAAGTATGAAGATTCAGATGCTAAATGGAAACAACTTGAAGCCAAATATCACTTCTCTTGTCAGTTTACCGCTGATATTTTCTCCATGAACATGACAGATTTCATCATCACAAGCACATTCCAAGAAATTGCAGGGAG TGAAAATCGGCCAGGACAATACGAAAGTCATGCTGCATATACCATGCCCGGCCTTTATCGAGTGGTCTCGGGTATCAATGTATTTGATCCCAAATTTAATATTGCATCCCCAGGTGCTGATATGTCTGTTTACTTCCCATACACtgagaaacagaaaaggttaACAAACTTCCATCCAGCGATTCAAGAATTGCTCTTCAGCAGGGAGGAAAACGACGAGCATAT AGGGTTTCTTGAAGACACAAAAAAGCCAATTATCTTCTCGATGGCAAGACTTGACACAGTGAAGAACATCACTGGACTGACCGAGTGGTATGGAAAGAACAGAAGGCTAAGGAACCTTGTCAaccttgttgttgttgctggCTTTTTTGATCCGGCCAAATCAAAAGACAGAGAGGAAATTAgtgaaataaagaaaatgcattCTATCATTGAAAAATACCAACTGAAAGGCCAAATCAGATGGATAGCAGCACAAAATGATCGCTACAGGAATGGTGAACTGTATCGCTGCATTGCTGATACCAAGGGAGCATTTATTCAG CCTGCTCTGTATGAAGCTTTTGGACTGACAGTGATTGAAGCAATGACTTGTGGACTACCAACATTTGCGACAAACCAAGGTGGACCTGCTGAAATCATAGTGGATGGAGTTTCAGGATTTCACATTGATCCAAACCATGGAGATGAATCTAGCAACAAAATTGCAGATTTCTTTGAGAAGTGCAAGCAAGACAACCAACATTGGACAAAGTACTCAGCTGCAGGACTCCAGAGAATTCACGAATG CTACACGTGGAAGATCTATGCAAGCAAGGTAATTAACATGGGTGCTATCTACAACTTCTGGAGGCAGCTCCAAAGTGGAAACAAGCATGCCAAGCAAAGATACTTGCAGATGTTCTACAATCTCCAATTCAAGACCTTG GCAAGGACAGTCCCCATACCAGAGGAGGAGCCCAAAAAGCCAGAATCAACTGCCATCATAAAAGTCAAACCAGCACCAAG CAAACGTGCTTCGACCAGATTTCAGAG GTTCCTGACCAAGTGCATTGATCGAGCATAG
- the LOC116247052 gene encoding NAC domain-containing protein 86-like isoform X1, whose protein sequence is MAPIGLPPGFRFHPTDEELVNYYLKRKIHGIKIDLDIIPEVDLYKCEPWELAEKSFLPSRDPEWYFFGPRDRKYPNGFRTNRATRAGYWKSTGKDRRVNYQNRAIGMKKTLVYYRGRAPQGLRTDWVMHEYRLDDKECEDSPGIQDSYALCRVFKKNAVCVDMEEQGQCSINLIDHQSFTVAATTAATSATMAEHEIMSPDQMPEGSSSCVDVDDDKDDDAWMEFIMEDAWCSSRVTGIDA, encoded by the exons ATGGCTCCCATTGGCTTACCTCCAGGGTTTAGGTTCCACCCAACAGACGAGGAGCTGGTGAACTACTACCTAAAGAGGAAGATCCATGGCATCAAAATCGACCTTGACATCATTCCTGAGGTCGATCTCTATAAATGCGAGCCGTGGGAGTTGGCAG AGAAATCATTTTTGCCTAGCAGGGACCCGGAGTGGTACTTCTTTGGACCGAGGGACCGAAAGTATCCAAACGGGTTCCGGACGAACCGGGCAACCCGAGCGGGGTACTGGAAATCCACGGGCAAGGACCGGCGAGTAAACTATCAGAACCGGGCGATCGGGATGAAGAAGACACTGGTCTACTACAGGGGGCGTGCCCCTCAGGGTCTGCGCACCGACTGGGTCATGCACGAGTACCGACTTGATGACAAGGAGTGCGAGGACTCACCAGGCATCCAG gaCTCGTATGCATTGTGTAGAGTATTCAAGAAGAACGCAGTGTGCGTGGACATGGAAGAACAAGGGCAATGCAGCATAAATTTGATAGACCATCAGAGTTTTACAGTGGCGGCAACAACAGCAGCAACGTCAGCAACAATGGCAGAGCACGAGATCATGTCTCCTGATCAGATGCCAGAAGGGTCATCATCATGTGTCGATGTGGATGATGACAAGGATGATGATGCATGGATGGAGTTCATCATGGAGGATGCCTGGTGCTCTTCGCGCGTGACAGGCATCGACGCCTAA
- the LOC116247052 gene encoding NAC domain-containing protein 86-like isoform X2, translated as MAPIGLPPGFRFHPTDEELVNYYLKRKIHGIKIDLDIIPEVDLYKCEPWELAEKSFLPSRDPEWYFFGPRDRKYPNGFRTNRATRAGYWKSTGKDRRVNYQNRAIGMKKTLVYYRGRAPQGLRTDWVMHEYRLDDKECEDSPGIQSIQEERSVRGHGRTRAMQHKFDRPSEFYSGGNNSSNVSNNGRARDHVS; from the exons ATGGCTCCCATTGGCTTACCTCCAGGGTTTAGGTTCCACCCAACAGACGAGGAGCTGGTGAACTACTACCTAAAGAGGAAGATCCATGGCATCAAAATCGACCTTGACATCATTCCTGAGGTCGATCTCTATAAATGCGAGCCGTGGGAGTTGGCAG AGAAATCATTTTTGCCTAGCAGGGACCCGGAGTGGTACTTCTTTGGACCGAGGGACCGAAAGTATCCAAACGGGTTCCGGACGAACCGGGCAACCCGAGCGGGGTACTGGAAATCCACGGGCAAGGACCGGCGAGTAAACTATCAGAACCGGGCGATCGGGATGAAGAAGACACTGGTCTACTACAGGGGGCGTGCCCCTCAGGGTCTGCGCACCGACTGGGTCATGCACGAGTACCGACTTGATGACAAGGAGTGCGAGGACTCACCAGGCATCCAG AGTATTCAAGAAGAACGCAGTGTGCGTGGACATGGAAGAACAAGGGCAATGCAGCATAAATTTGATAGACCATCAGAGTTTTACAGTGGCGGCAACAACAGCAGCAACGTCAGCAACAATGGCAGAGCACGAGATCATGTCTCCTGA
- the LOC116247051 gene encoding NAC domain-containing protein 45-like isoform X1, whose amino-acid sequence MAPVTLPPGFRFHPTDEELVAFYLKRKIHGLKIELEIIPEVDLYKCEPWDLPEKSFLPSRDLEWYFFSPRDRKYPNGSRTNRATQAGYWKATGKDRKVNSQMRAVGMKKTLVYYRGRAPHGARTDWVMHEYRLDEKECVGVSGMQDAYALCRVFKKNGNGPKPVGDQYGSALNPSSSAWTANDHSSTLEVSEERGDDVESRNYRGFAADSSSSELIHGRPAQLYGNCQRSYNAMEGGWMQFLSDEVVSPPTPTFGGYRSDLHGHLESKAEIAIECARLQHRFSLPPLNVEELPPIDITHMKFPDIGIFQEHDIDQTNNTSCQNEANILQEILSMASTSHEMTSLPSYSDLWVGNYPNLDEIVPPSDSQKFMNEIIDGKFETMTNLSTQGWTSSFLEDVPIQEEQVRLVEISKMEETQDCCIQARNDGLFDCRDDGNRVLDVEPEVTVEEQETVGMESNTSNVHQYEDNGEASQLHQFPHNDQDSSLNEYSDRFLVEDRDGIFEVFEDVKVTHALFISSRHQAQTFFHKVAPSSIVSVHLDVAGPIDKMTAKIETQAASAPETRTILGKKGFSFFNKFGGFMRDKIRGSFRKTNGRMSSLMNMLGVVLVSFVGYGEASPKKDAAKETSKKIAGSLKKKNIGGLFFDGHFSLLTLVLALKAFCLYHYLTLIFSR is encoded by the exons ATGGCACCAGTCACCCTTCCTCCTGGCTTCCGCTTCCATCCGACTGATGAAGAGCTGGTGGCTTTTTATCTTAAGAGGAAGATTCATGGCCTCAAGATCGAGCTCGAGATCATCCCCGAAGTCGACCTCTACAAATGCGAACCCTGGGATTTGCCAG AGAAGTCGTTCCTGCCGAGCAGAGATCTTGAGTGGTACTTCTTCAGCCCAAGGGATCGGAAGTACCCGAACGGGTCGAGGACGAACCGGGCGACACAGGCTGGGTACTGGAAGGCGACCGGGAAGGATCGGAAGGTGAACTCCCAAATGCGAGCAGTGGGGATGAAGAAGACGCTGGTCTACTACAGAGGCAGAGCCCCTCACGGTGCACGAACAGACTGGGTCATGCATGAGTACCGTCTCGATGAAAAGGAATGTGTCGGCGTCTCGGGGATGCAG GACGCCTACGCACTGTGTCGAGTGTTCAAGAAGAATGGAAATGGCCCTAAGCCTGTTGGAGATCAGTATGGCTCAGCTCTGAACCCCAGCTCCTCTGCGTGGACTGCCAACGATCACTCATCGACATTAGAGGTGTCTGAGGAAAGGGGAGACGACGTCGAGAGCCGGAACTACCGCGGCTTTGCTGCTGATTCCTCCTCCTCCGAGTTGATTCATGGAAGGCCTGCACAATTGTATGGCAACTGCCAGAGGAGCTACAATGCCATGGAGGGTGGTTGGATGCAGTTCCTCTCTGATGAGGTGGTCAGTCCGCCCACCCCAACATTTGGTGGATATAGAAGCGACCTCCATGGCCACCTTGAATCCAAG GCGGAAATAGCAATCGAATGTGCACGCCTACAGCATCGCTTCTCGTTACCACCTTTAAACGTTGAAGAACTTCCACCAATAGACATCACCCACATGAAATTTCCAGATATCGGGATATTCCAGGAACATGATATTGATCAAACCAACAACACTAGCTGCCAGAATGAAGCAAATATCCTGCAAGAAATATTGTCCATGGCTTCTACTTCACATGAGATGACATCCTTACCTAGTTACTCTGATCTATGGGTGGGAAACTACCCAAATTTAGATGAAATAGTTCCTCCAAGTGACTCACAGAAGTTCATGAATGAAATCATAGATGGGAAATTCGAGACAATGACTAACCTAAGCACTCAAGGGTGGACGTCGAGTTTTTTGGAAGACGTGCCCATCCAAGAAGAGCAGGTGAGATTGgtagaaatttcaaaaatggaAGAGACTCAGGATTGCTGTATCCAAGCTAGAAACGACGGATTGTTTGACTGCAGAGACGACGGCAACAGAGTGCTAGATGTAGAACCCGAG GTTACTGTAGAGGAGCAGGAGACAGTAGGCATGGAGAGCAACACAAGCAATGTGCACCAATACGAAGATAATG GTGAGGCAAGCCAACTCCATCAGTTCCCACACAATGATCAAGATTCCTCCTTGAATGAATACTCTGATAGGTTTTTAGTTGAGGATAGAGATGGGATCTTTGAGGTGTTTGAAGATGTGAAAGTGACCCATGCTCTCTTCATCTCGAGCAGACATCAGGCCCAAACTTTTTTCCACAAAGTGGCGCCATCAAGCATAGTCAGTGTTCACTTGGATGTGGCAGGACCCATAGATAAAATGACTGCAAAGATAGAGACTCAGGCAGCGAGCGCTCCTGAAACCAGAACCATATTGGGAAAGAAAGGCTTCTCATTTTTCAACAAATTTGGTGGATTTATGAGAGACAAGATCAGGGGTTCATTCAGGAAGACGAATGGAAGGATGAGCTCCCTCATGAACATGCTTGGCGTTGTCTTAGTTTCCTTTGTAGGCTATGGCGAGGCATCACCAAAGAAGGACGCTGCGAAGGAAACGAGTAAAAAGATCGCTGGTtctcttaagaaaaaaaatattggcggGTTGTTCTTTGATGGGCATTTTTCTTTGCTCACGCTGGTGCTGGCTCTCAAGGCCTTCTGCTTGTATCATTACTTGACATTGATATTCTCTCGTTGA
- the LOC116247051 gene encoding NAC domain-containing protein 86-like isoform X2 produces MAPVTLPPGFRFHPTDEELVAFYLKRKIHGLKIELEIIPEVDLYKCEPWDLPEKSFLPSRDLEWYFFSPRDRKYPNGSRTNRATQAGYWKATGKDRKVNSQMRAVGMKKTLVYYRGRAPHGARTDWVMHEYRLDEKECVGVSGMQDAYALCRVFKKNGNGPKPVGDQYGSALNPSSSAWTANDHSSTLEVSEERGDDVESRNYRGFAADSSSSELIHGRPAQLYGNCQRSYNAMEGGWMQFLSDEVVSPPTPTFGGYRSDLHGHLESKAEIAIECARLQHRFSLPPLNVEELPPIDITHMKFPDIGIFQEHDIDQTNNTSCQNEANILQEILSMASTSHEMTSLPSYSDLWVGNYPNLDEIVPPSDSQKFMNEIIDGKFETMTNLSTQGWTSSFLEDVPIQEEQVRLVEISKMEETQDCCIQARNDGLFDCRDDGNRVLDVEPEVTVEEQETVGMESNTSNVHQYEDNDIRPKLFSTKWRHQA; encoded by the exons ATGGCACCAGTCACCCTTCCTCCTGGCTTCCGCTTCCATCCGACTGATGAAGAGCTGGTGGCTTTTTATCTTAAGAGGAAGATTCATGGCCTCAAGATCGAGCTCGAGATCATCCCCGAAGTCGACCTCTACAAATGCGAACCCTGGGATTTGCCAG AGAAGTCGTTCCTGCCGAGCAGAGATCTTGAGTGGTACTTCTTCAGCCCAAGGGATCGGAAGTACCCGAACGGGTCGAGGACGAACCGGGCGACACAGGCTGGGTACTGGAAGGCGACCGGGAAGGATCGGAAGGTGAACTCCCAAATGCGAGCAGTGGGGATGAAGAAGACGCTGGTCTACTACAGAGGCAGAGCCCCTCACGGTGCACGAACAGACTGGGTCATGCATGAGTACCGTCTCGATGAAAAGGAATGTGTCGGCGTCTCGGGGATGCAG GACGCCTACGCACTGTGTCGAGTGTTCAAGAAGAATGGAAATGGCCCTAAGCCTGTTGGAGATCAGTATGGCTCAGCTCTGAACCCCAGCTCCTCTGCGTGGACTGCCAACGATCACTCATCGACATTAGAGGTGTCTGAGGAAAGGGGAGACGACGTCGAGAGCCGGAACTACCGCGGCTTTGCTGCTGATTCCTCCTCCTCCGAGTTGATTCATGGAAGGCCTGCACAATTGTATGGCAACTGCCAGAGGAGCTACAATGCCATGGAGGGTGGTTGGATGCAGTTCCTCTCTGATGAGGTGGTCAGTCCGCCCACCCCAACATTTGGTGGATATAGAAGCGACCTCCATGGCCACCTTGAATCCAAG GCGGAAATAGCAATCGAATGTGCACGCCTACAGCATCGCTTCTCGTTACCACCTTTAAACGTTGAAGAACTTCCACCAATAGACATCACCCACATGAAATTTCCAGATATCGGGATATTCCAGGAACATGATATTGATCAAACCAACAACACTAGCTGCCAGAATGAAGCAAATATCCTGCAAGAAATATTGTCCATGGCTTCTACTTCACATGAGATGACATCCTTACCTAGTTACTCTGATCTATGGGTGGGAAACTACCCAAATTTAGATGAAATAGTTCCTCCAAGTGACTCACAGAAGTTCATGAATGAAATCATAGATGGGAAATTCGAGACAATGACTAACCTAAGCACTCAAGGGTGGACGTCGAGTTTTTTGGAAGACGTGCCCATCCAAGAAGAGCAGGTGAGATTGgtagaaatttcaaaaatggaAGAGACTCAGGATTGCTGTATCCAAGCTAGAAACGACGGATTGTTTGACTGCAGAGACGACGGCAACAGAGTGCTAGATGTAGAACCCGAG GTTACTGTAGAGGAGCAGGAGACAGTAGGCATGGAGAGCAACACAAGCAATGTGCACCAATACGAAGATAATG ACATCAGGCCCAAACTTTTTTCCACAAAGTGGCGCCATCAAGCATAG